From Micromonospora echinospora, one genomic window encodes:
- a CDS encoding DNA repair helicase XPB — MNGGPLIVQSDKTLLLEIDHPDAQACRMAIAPFAELERSPEHVHTYRLTPLGLWNARAAGHDAEGVVDALLKYSRYPVPHALLVDVAETMDRYGRLQLANDPVHGLVLRALDRLVLIEVAKSKKLAGMLGAKLDDDTIAVHPSERGRLKQALLKLGWPAEDLAGYVDGEAHPIELAEAGKDGRKPWTLRSYQRAAVEAFWAGGSGVVVLPCGAGKTLVGAAAMAEAKATTLILVTNTVAGRQWKRELIARTSLTEDEIGEYSGERKEIRPVTIATYQVLTSRRGGAFTHLDLFGARDWGLVVYDEVHLLPAPIFRFTADLQARRRLGLTATLVREDGREGDVFSLIGPKRYDAPWKDIEAQGWIAPAQCTEVRVTLTDAERLAYATAESEERYRMAATARTKLPVVRALVQRHPDDQVLVIGGYIDQLHQLGEYLDAPIVQGSTTNKERERLFDAFRSGEIRTLVISKVGNFSIDLPEAAVAIQVSGTFGSRQEEAQRLGRVLRPKADGRQAHFYTVVSRDTIDTEYAAHRQRFLAEQGYAYTIVDADDVLGPKLPTVD; from the coding sequence GTGAACGGTGGACCATTGATCGTGCAGTCGGACAAGACCCTGCTGCTGGAGATCGACCACCCGGACGCGCAGGCCTGCCGAATGGCCATCGCGCCCTTCGCCGAGCTGGAGCGCTCACCCGAGCACGTGCACACCTACCGGCTCACCCCGCTGGGGCTGTGGAACGCCCGCGCCGCCGGGCACGACGCCGAGGGCGTGGTCGACGCGCTGCTGAAGTACTCCCGTTACCCGGTGCCGCACGCGCTGCTGGTGGACGTGGCCGAGACCATGGACCGGTACGGCCGGCTCCAGCTCGCCAACGACCCGGTGCACGGGCTGGTGCTGCGGGCGCTGGACCGGCTGGTGCTGATCGAGGTCGCCAAGAGCAAGAAGCTCGCCGGCATGCTCGGCGCGAAGCTGGACGACGACACGATCGCGGTGCACCCGTCCGAGCGGGGTCGACTCAAGCAGGCGCTGCTCAAGCTCGGCTGGCCCGCCGAGGACCTGGCCGGTTACGTCGACGGCGAGGCGCACCCGATCGAGCTGGCCGAGGCCGGCAAGGACGGCAGGAAGCCGTGGACGCTGCGGTCGTACCAGCGGGCGGCGGTGGAGGCGTTCTGGGCCGGCGGGTCGGGTGTGGTGGTGCTGCCCTGCGGCGCGGGCAAGACGCTGGTCGGGGCGGCGGCGATGGCCGAGGCGAAGGCGACCACCCTGATCCTGGTCACCAACACGGTCGCCGGCCGGCAGTGGAAGCGCGAGCTGATCGCCCGCACCTCGCTGACCGAGGACGAGATCGGCGAGTACTCCGGCGAGCGCAAGGAGATCCGCCCGGTCACCATCGCCACGTACCAGGTGCTCACCTCGCGGCGCGGCGGCGCGTTCACCCACCTGGACCTGTTCGGGGCCCGCGACTGGGGCCTGGTCGTCTACGACGAGGTGCACCTGCTGCCCGCGCCGATCTTCCGGTTCACCGCGGACCTCCAGGCCCGCCGTCGGCTCGGCCTGACCGCCACCCTGGTCCGCGAGGACGGCCGGGAGGGTGACGTGTTCAGCCTGATCGGCCCCAAGCGGTACGACGCGCCGTGGAAGGACATCGAGGCGCAGGGCTGGATCGCCCCGGCCCAGTGCACCGAGGTACGGGTCACCCTGACCGACGCCGAGCGGCTGGCGTACGCGACCGCCGAGAGCGAGGAGCGCTACCGGATGGCGGCGACCGCCCGCACGAAGCTGCCGGTGGTCCGCGCGCTCGTGCAGCGGCACCCGGACGACCAGGTGCTGGTGATCGGCGGGTACATCGACCAGCTCCACCAGCTCGGCGAGTACCTCGACGCGCCGATCGTGCAGGGCTCGACCACGAACAAGGAACGGGAGCGGCTCTTCGACGCCTTCCGGTCGGGCGAGATCCGGACCCTTGTCATCTCGAAGGTCGGCAACTTCTCCATCGACCTGCCCGAGGCGGCGGTGGCGATCCAGGTCTCCGGCACGTTCGGTTCCCGGCAGGAGGAGGCGCAGCGGCTCGGGCGGGTGCTCCGACCCAAGGCCGACGGTCGACAGGCGCACTTCTACACGGTGGTCTCCCGGGACACCATCGACACCGAGTACGCCGCGCACCGGCAGCGTTTCCTCGCCGAGCAGGGGTATGCGTACACGATCGTCGACGCCGACGACGTCCTCGGCCCGAAGCTTCCCACCGTCGACTGA